The following are encoded in a window of Telmatobacter sp. DSM 110680 genomic DNA:
- a CDS encoding transposase — MKGQRIRYQQTGEFHFLTFSCYRRRPYLATVAAMELFEDALERVRLRYRFVVAGHVVMPEHVHLLVNEPQRVLLSKAIQALKLSVAVRGREKPFWQAHYYDFNVFSHAKLIEKLRYIHRNPRGPRRANSVRWGGSQSAADWSRSRKTGAGQAIATIKLASAGP; from the coding sequence ATGAAAGGCCAGCGCATCCGTTATCAGCAAACAGGCGAGTTCCACTTCCTCACCTTCAGCTGCTATCGGCGCCGTCCTTACCTGGCCACGGTCGCCGCCATGGAACTCTTTGAAGATGCGTTGGAGCGGGTCCGCCTGCGCTATCGCTTTGTTGTCGCCGGTCACGTGGTCATGCCGGAGCACGTGCATCTGTTGGTAAACGAGCCCCAGCGTGTTCTCTTATCCAAGGCCATCCAGGCGCTCAAGTTGTCGGTTGCGGTGCGAGGCCGAGAAAAGCCATTCTGGCAGGCTCATTACTATGATTTCAATGTGTTCTCGCACGCCAAGTTGATAGAGAAACTGCGCTACATCCATCGAAATCCCCGGGGTCCCCGGCGCGCGAACTCTGTGCGCTGGGGTGGAAGTCAGTCCGCCGCGGACTGGTCGCGAAGCCGGAAGACTGGCGCTGGTCAAGCCATCGCCACTATCAAACTGGCATCCGCGGGTCCGTAG
- a CDS encoding helix-turn-helix domain-containing protein, whose product MSDSHLLETTPPWNVFDSNCPTRQVLDCIADKWSVLIIRRLAEGTLRFAQLRRAVDGISQKVLTNTLRALERDGIITRRIYASVPPKVEYSLTSLGRSLCSLVEGICSWAEANIEQVLAAREMYARAPHEESITR is encoded by the coding sequence ATGAGTGATAGTCACCTTTTGGAAACCACCCCGCCTTGGAACGTCTTCGACAGCAACTGTCCCACTCGGCAGGTACTGGATTGCATCGCGGATAAGTGGAGCGTCCTGATCATTCGCCGCCTCGCTGAGGGCACTCTGCGGTTTGCCCAATTGCGACGAGCGGTGGACGGTATCTCGCAGAAAGTTTTGACGAACACGCTGAGAGCCCTGGAGCGCGACGGCATTATCACGCGCCGAATCTATGCGAGTGTTCCACCGAAGGTGGAGTATTCACTGACCAGCCTGGGACGTTCCTTATGCAGTTTGGTGGAAGGCATCTGCAGTTGGGCCGAAGCCAACATTGAGCAGGTATTGGCGGCGCGCGAAATGTACGCCCGCGCTCCCCATGAGGAATCAATCACTCGATAA
- the asnS gene encoding asparagine--tRNA ligase, producing the protein MSEETAPAIVPTETAKPAAPVATIATLGKHEGQSVRIQGWLYNSRESGKLLFPIFRDGTGTVQGVAHVKSVPAEVFESLKGLTQESSVIVTGKVRADKRAPGGFELDVEDIQVIQRVPESDPYPITLKEHGVDFLMEHRHLWVRSPRQSAILRIRAEIMRAAAEYFDDNGFIRTDPPILTPAACEGTSTLFPVDYFGDPAYLTQSGQLYIESTALALGKVYSFGPTFRAEKSKTRRHLTEFWMVEPEVAFCDLDGLMELAENFISHIVQSVVKNRAPELQVIGRDIETLKKIVPPFPRLRYDEAAKMLNEAHAKGILEQPFEYGNDFGSPDETWLSSQFDRPVMVHRYPAAVKAFYMEPDPKDANFALCVDVLAPEGYGEVIGGSQRVSSFELLKSRIEHHQLPMEAFQWYLDLRRYGSVPHAGFGMGIERVVAWVCALDHVRETIPFARTLHRIYP; encoded by the coding sequence ATGTCTGAAGAAACCGCACCCGCTATCGTTCCGACCGAAACCGCCAAGCCTGCCGCGCCTGTTGCCACCATTGCGACTCTGGGCAAGCACGAAGGCCAGTCCGTGCGCATCCAGGGATGGCTCTATAACTCCCGCGAATCGGGCAAGCTTCTGTTTCCAATCTTCCGTGACGGCACCGGCACCGTGCAGGGTGTGGCCCACGTCAAGAGCGTTCCGGCCGAGGTCTTCGAGTCGCTCAAAGGCCTGACGCAGGAATCGTCCGTCATTGTTACCGGCAAAGTGCGGGCGGACAAGCGCGCGCCTGGTGGATTCGAGCTGGATGTTGAAGATATCCAGGTAATCCAGCGCGTGCCAGAGTCTGATCCGTATCCAATCACGCTGAAGGAGCATGGCGTCGATTTTCTGATGGAGCACCGGCATCTGTGGGTCCGCTCTCCTCGGCAGTCGGCCATCCTGCGCATTCGCGCCGAGATCATGCGTGCGGCTGCGGAGTACTTCGACGACAACGGATTCATCCGCACCGATCCTCCCATCCTTACTCCGGCGGCCTGCGAAGGGACCTCGACGCTTTTCCCGGTGGACTACTTTGGCGATCCTGCGTACCTCACGCAGTCTGGCCAGCTCTACATCGAGTCGACGGCGCTGGCGCTGGGCAAGGTTTACAGCTTCGGGCCGACGTTCCGCGCGGAGAAGTCTAAGACGCGCCGTCACCTGACGGAGTTCTGGATGGTCGAGCCAGAGGTTGCGTTCTGCGATCTCGATGGGCTCATGGAACTGGCGGAGAACTTCATCTCCCATATCGTGCAGTCTGTGGTGAAGAATCGCGCTCCAGAACTGCAGGTCATTGGTCGCGACATTGAAACGCTGAAGAAGATTGTGCCGCCGTTTCCGCGACTCCGTTATGACGAAGCGGCGAAGATGCTGAACGAGGCGCATGCCAAGGGAATTCTCGAACAGCCTTTCGAATACGGCAACGACTTCGGTTCGCCGGATGAAACCTGGCTCAGCTCGCAGTTCGACCGGCCGGTGATGGTTCACCGCTACCCAGCGGCGGTGAAAGCGTTCTACATGGAGCCCGATCCGAAGGACGCGAACTTTGCCTTGTGCGTGGACGTGCTTGCGCCCGAAGGCTACGGCGAAGTGATCGGCGGCTCGCAGCGCGTGTCGAGTTTTGAGCTGTTGAAGAGCCGAATTGAGCATCATCAACTCCCCATGGAAGCTTTCCAGTGGTATCTCGATCTGCGGCGGTACGGATCAGTGCCGCACGCAGGATTCGGCATGGGCATCGAGCGCGTGGTGGCATGGGTTTGCGCGCTCGATCATGTGCGGGAGACGATTCCGTTTGCGAGGACGCTGCACCGGATTTATCCGTAA
- a CDS encoding acyltransferase, which produces MATNPKPQPVASNQPHPTPEAEEVYRRWIRFLDEEFYRHRSPERRAEIVRDQLYQLYLGRPHGGKPNVTLSSELPGNVLGMSLDPENVTLEAEYFSGIDEAEFAIRKPLLWFWKMFDRSPIGLNLWLGMRFRCMLGRHIFDHMGSGVKIHQGVDLTYGYKLSVGDGAVIHQGVLLHDRGGITIGKNAVIGSFVRIFSHSYGNEGNDDVRLQPTKIGDGALIGSHEIIMGGANIGAGQVVGHYPAYKV; this is translated from the coding sequence ATGGCTACCAATCCCAAGCCTCAGCCAGTCGCCAGCAACCAGCCCCATCCCACCCCCGAGGCCGAAGAGGTCTACCGCCGCTGGATCCGCTTTCTCGACGAGGAGTTCTACCGCCACCGCTCGCCGGAGCGTCGCGCAGAAATCGTGCGCGACCAGCTCTATCAGCTCTACCTGGGACGCCCGCACGGCGGCAAACCGAACGTCACGCTCTCCAGCGAGTTGCCGGGAAACGTGTTGGGAATGTCGCTCGATCCAGAGAACGTCACGCTCGAGGCGGAGTACTTCAGCGGCATCGATGAAGCAGAGTTTGCCATCCGCAAGCCGCTGCTCTGGTTCTGGAAGATGTTCGACCGCTCGCCAATCGGCCTGAATCTCTGGCTGGGAATGCGCTTCCGCTGCATGCTGGGCCGCCACATCTTCGACCACATGGGATCAGGTGTCAAAATCCACCAGGGAGTAGACCTGACCTACGGCTACAAGCTGTCCGTTGGAGACGGCGCAGTAATCCACCAGGGAGTGCTGCTGCACGATCGCGGCGGTATCACCATCGGCAAAAACGCAGTCATTGGATCCTTTGTCCGCATCTTCTCCCACAGCTACGGAAACGAAGGCAATGACGACGTGAGACTGCAGCCGACAAAGATTGGCGATGGCGCACTTATTGGAAGCCACGAAATCATCATGGGTGGCGCCAACATTGGTGCTGGCCAGGTCGTGGGCCACTACCCGGCTTACAAGGTCTAG
- a CDS encoding site-2 protease family protein, whose amino-acid sequence MESAAFTIDVFKFVLLIFSLSVHECSHAWMASRLGDQTARLQGRVTLNPIYHIDPVGTLIMPAIIIFGPLIGFSLFSGILIGWAKPTPVISRNFTKIRRDENMVTLAGPASNMLLAIVATIVLLVVIHSVAGGRQVVMLTASGMLMPGVNSSVQAIVLLGIAAVEINLALFFFNLLPIPPLDGSNLLRNILPYNAVQSYDRIPMWVSWCLMIFVGGYIMRLLLSPAFAVVGLVLSKG is encoded by the coding sequence TTGGAGTCTGCCGCATTTACGATCGATGTGTTCAAGTTTGTCCTGCTCATTTTTTCCCTGAGTGTGCACGAGTGCTCGCATGCATGGATGGCTTCCCGTCTAGGCGATCAGACGGCGCGGCTGCAAGGCCGGGTAACGCTGAATCCCATCTACCACATTGATCCGGTTGGCACCCTCATCATGCCCGCCATCATTATCTTCGGCCCGCTGATCGGCTTCAGTCTCTTCAGCGGAATCCTGATTGGCTGGGCGAAACCCACGCCGGTCATCAGCCGGAACTTCACCAAGATCCGACGCGATGAAAACATGGTTACGCTGGCTGGACCGGCGTCGAACATGCTGCTCGCCATAGTGGCAACCATCGTGCTGCTGGTAGTGATTCACTCAGTTGCCGGTGGTCGGCAGGTGGTGATGCTCACGGCCAGTGGGATGCTGATGCCAGGAGTCAACTCGTCCGTCCAGGCAATCGTGCTGCTTGGCATTGCGGCCGTCGAAATCAACCTGGCTCTCTTCTTCTTCAACCTGCTCCCCATACCGCCGCTCGATGGCAGCAATCTCCTCAGAAACATCCTTCCGTATAACGCGGTGCAGTCCTACGACCGCATTCCCATGTGGGTAAGCTGGTGCCTCATGATTTTTGTAGGCGGCTACATCATGCGGCTGCTGCTCAGTCCGGCATTCGCAGTCGTTGGTCTGGTGCTGTCGAAAGGATAG